Proteins encoded by one window of Phenylobacterium soli:
- a CDS encoding Mrp/NBP35 family ATP-binding protein, which yields MSEPAVPDRAAVLAALDEVKDPKSGQGLSSAGLVRGLVLRAGRVAFMLEVPPADVELYRPVREAAERALASVADVATAQVVLTAEGPPAPPLRTSPSPAARRARVAEDPQARLGNMPEATRPDHVRKVIAVASGKGGVGKSTVAVNLAAAFAKLGLKAGLLDADVYGPSAPTMMGITDEPTFDAEKRLIPLEAFGVKVMSIGFIVEEGDAAIWRGPMATSALRTMMNSVWGTAAEPLDVLVVDLPPGTGDIQLTLVQRMKLDGVVIVSTPQEIALVDARRAATMFKKTGAPILGVVENMAFYADATGAKIPIFGEGGAAREAAALGVPLLAEIPIEVALREACDQGRPLAATAPESAAAKAFLEMARKLA from the coding sequence ATGAGCGAACCGGCCGTTCCCGACCGCGCCGCCGTCCTGGCGGCCCTCGACGAGGTGAAGGATCCGAAATCGGGCCAGGGCCTGAGCTCGGCCGGACTGGTGCGCGGGCTCGTCCTGCGGGCCGGCCGCGTGGCCTTCATGCTGGAAGTCCCCCCCGCCGACGTGGAGCTCTACCGGCCGGTGCGCGAGGCCGCCGAGCGGGCCCTGGCGTCGGTGGCCGATGTGGCGACCGCCCAGGTGGTGCTGACCGCCGAAGGGCCGCCCGCGCCGCCGCTCCGCACCTCGCCCAGCCCCGCCGCCCGGCGCGCCCGGGTGGCCGAGGACCCGCAGGCGCGGCTCGGCAACATGCCCGAGGCGACGCGGCCGGATCACGTGCGGAAGGTCATCGCGGTGGCCAGCGGCAAGGGCGGGGTCGGCAAGTCCACGGTGGCGGTGAACCTCGCCGCGGCCTTCGCCAAGCTGGGCCTGAAGGCCGGCCTGCTAGACGCCGACGTCTATGGCCCCTCGGCCCCGACGATGATGGGGATCACCGACGAGCCGACCTTCGACGCCGAGAAGCGGCTGATCCCGCTCGAGGCCTTCGGGGTGAAGGTCATGTCGATCGGCTTCATCGTCGAGGAGGGCGACGCCGCCATCTGGCGCGGGCCGATGGCCACCTCGGCCCTGCGGACGATGATGAACAGCGTCTGGGGCACGGCGGCCGAGCCGCTGGACGTGCTGGTGGTCGACCTGCCGCCGGGCACCGGGGATATCCAGCTGACCCTCGTCCAGCGCATGAAGCTCGACGGGGTGGTGATCGTCTCGACGCCGCAGGAGATCGCGCTGGTGGACGCGCGCCGGGCGGCGACCATGTTCAAGAAGACGGGCGCGCCGATCCTCGGCGTGGTCGAGAACATGGCGTTCTATGCGGACGCCACCGGCGCGAAGATCCCGATCTTCGGCGAGGGCGGGGCGGCGAGGGAGGCCGCGGCCCTGGGCGTGCCGCTGCTGGCGGAGATCCCGATCGAGGTCGCGCTCCGCGAGGCCTGCGACCAGGGCCGGCCGCTGGCTGCGACGGCGCCCGAGAGCGCCGCCGCGAAAGCCTTCCTCGAGATGGCGCGGAAGCTCGCCTGA
- the hflK gene encoding FtsH protease activity modulator HflK, translated as MPWNDNANPGPWGSPPPDDDRRDRPQRPQGGPQGPRNGGGPEFDDAFERLRRRVGGVFGGGPGRGLRPGAAVAIAGGVLALWALSGLYVVQPNEQAVVTTFGAYSRSEGPGLRYHLPAPIERVEKVPVTTLNRIDVGGAGGNADTPEESLMLTGDENIVNLNFSVTWRINDAARYVFSTRNPEEAVKAVAESAMREVVGKTPLQPILTTGRGQVQQQAAELMQRTLDSWGAGVSIVEVQIRSSNPPPDVVAAFRDVSNAQQDADSAVNEANTYRNRVVNEAKGDAAKIVQSAQGYREQSVRDAYGEASRFSQILGEYRRAPGVTRERLYLETMERVLAHSNKVVVSGKGTTAPIILPPDVFQPRNAPAPAPAPAPPAAAPEPAQPQAQAARPNP; from the coding sequence ATGCCCTGGAACGACAACGCCAATCCCGGCCCCTGGGGTTCGCCTCCGCCGGACGACGATCGCCGCGACCGGCCCCAGCGCCCGCAAGGCGGCCCGCAAGGCCCGCGGAATGGCGGCGGCCCCGAGTTCGACGACGCCTTCGAGCGCCTGCGCCGCCGGGTCGGTGGCGTGTTCGGCGGCGGCCCGGGCCGTGGCCTGCGGCCCGGCGCGGCGGTGGCCATCGCCGGCGGCGTCCTCGCCCTCTGGGCGCTCAGCGGCCTCTATGTGGTCCAGCCCAACGAGCAGGCGGTGGTCACCACCTTCGGCGCCTATTCGCGCTCCGAAGGACCGGGCCTGCGCTATCATCTCCCCGCCCCCATCGAGCGGGTCGAGAAGGTTCCGGTCACGACCCTCAACCGGATCGACGTCGGCGGCGCCGGCGGGAATGCGGACACGCCGGAGGAGAGCCTGATGCTCACCGGCGACGAGAACATCGTGAACCTGAACTTCAGCGTCACCTGGCGGATCAACGACGCGGCCCGCTACGTCTTCTCCACCCGCAATCCGGAAGAGGCCGTGAAGGCCGTCGCCGAGAGCGCCATGCGCGAGGTGGTCGGCAAGACGCCCCTGCAGCCGATCCTCACCACGGGTCGCGGCCAGGTGCAGCAGCAGGCGGCCGAGCTGATGCAGCGCACCCTCGATTCCTGGGGCGCCGGCGTCTCCATCGTCGAGGTGCAGATCCGCTCGTCCAACCCCCCGCCGGACGTGGTCGCCGCCTTCCGGGACGTGAGCAACGCCCAGCAGGACGCCGACAGCGCGGTCAACGAGGCCAACACCTACCGCAACCGGGTGGTCAACGAGGCCAAGGGCGACGCGGCCAAGATCGTCCAGTCGGCCCAGGGCTACCGCGAGCAGAGCGTCCGCGACGCCTACGGCGAGGCCTCCCGCTTCAGCCAGATCCTCGGCGAGTACCGCCGGGCGCCGGGCGTCACCCGCGAGCGGCTCTACCTGGAGACCATGGAGCGCGTGCTCGCCCACTCGAACAAGGTGGTCGTCTCCGGCAAGGGGACCACCGCCCCGATCATCCTGCCGCCGGACGTATTCCAGCCGCGCAACGCCCCGGCGCCCGCGCCGGCCCCTGCGCCGCCCGCCGCCGCGCCCGAGCCGGCCCAACCGCAAGCCCAAGCCGCGAGGCCGAACCCATGA
- a CDS encoding MFS transporter, which yields MTHSSAAPRGRLPLPRLLAFSLGSVPAALMATMMGVYLPPFYAGKLGTTLTAVGATIGMVRLTDLGVDLLLGWVMDKTRTPAGRYRPWFLAALPVLWISLYQVFNPPADADLGYLFTWYILLYVAYSMLVLAHSAWAAALSGDYHERSRMFGWMLGVGVLASSMLQATPILTHGAIKPADPGSMSVLGWVMILVSTVTVLAAVVSTPERLAPLAHKQRTSLKDYLAIVSNKSMLRLIGADLFLALGPGASAPIYLFFFHESKGFSLAAVSLLLIPYTGAGMIGAPLWGRVAQRLGKHRTVQLAAVGYAITQTILMLVPAGLFWPTFLSMFSVGFCGSAFVVLVRAMVADVADELRLNTGQERAGVLYALVTMTQKFGSSVAVAIIYPILDLVGFDPKPGAANTPEAIRGLEMCYVFAPILLVVIGAVCLIGYKLDAQRQSEIRAALDEMESRDFDSAQEGLVGAGENVAPAAE from the coding sequence GTGACTCATTCCAGCGCCGCGCCCCGCGGCCGGCTGCCGCTTCCACGACTTTTGGCCTTCTCGCTCGGCAGCGTGCCGGCCGCCCTGATGGCGACCATGATGGGCGTCTACCTGCCGCCGTTCTACGCCGGCAAGCTGGGCACCACCCTCACCGCCGTCGGCGCCACCATCGGCATGGTCCGCCTTACCGACCTCGGGGTCGACCTTCTCCTCGGCTGGGTGATGGACAAGACCCGGACGCCCGCCGGACGCTACCGGCCCTGGTTCCTGGCGGCCCTCCCGGTCCTCTGGATCTCGCTCTACCAGGTGTTCAACCCGCCGGCGGACGCCGATCTCGGCTATCTCTTCACCTGGTACATCCTGCTCTACGTCGCCTACTCCATGCTGGTGCTGGCGCACTCGGCGTGGGCGGCGGCGCTCAGCGGCGACTACCACGAGCGTTCTCGGATGTTCGGCTGGATGCTGGGCGTCGGCGTGCTCGCCTCCTCCATGTTGCAGGCCACGCCGATCCTGACCCACGGCGCGATCAAGCCGGCCGACCCGGGCAGCATGTCGGTGCTCGGGTGGGTGATGATCCTGGTCAGCACGGTCACCGTCCTGGCCGCGGTGGTCTCCACGCCCGAGCGCCTGGCCCCTCTGGCGCATAAGCAGCGGACCAGCCTCAAGGACTACCTCGCCATCGTCTCCAACAAGTCGATGCTGCGGCTCATCGGCGCCGACCTGTTCCTGGCCCTCGGCCCGGGCGCCAGCGCACCGATCTATCTCTTCTTCTTCCATGAATCGAAGGGCTTCAGCCTGGCGGCGGTCAGCCTGCTGCTGATCCCCTACACCGGCGCCGGCATGATCGGCGCGCCGCTGTGGGGCCGCGTCGCCCAGCGGCTCGGCAAGCACCGCACGGTTCAGCTCGCGGCTGTCGGCTACGCCATCACCCAGACGATCCTGATGCTGGTCCCGGCCGGGCTTTTCTGGCCCACCTTCCTGAGCATGTTCTCGGTCGGCTTCTGCGGCTCGGCCTTCGTCGTGCTGGTCCGCGCCATGGTCGCCGACGTGGCCGACGAGCTGCGGCTGAACACCGGCCAGGAACGCGCCGGCGTTCTCTACGCCCTGGTGACCATGACCCAGAAGTTCGGCTCCTCGGTCGCCGTGGCCATCATTTATCCGATCCTCGACCTGGTCGGCTTCGATCCCAAGCCCGGAGCGGCCAACACACCCGAGGCGATCCGCGGGCTGGAGATGTGCTACGTCTTCGCGCCCATCCTCCTGGTGGTCATCGGGGCCGTCTGCCTGATCGGCTACAAGCTGGACGCCCAGCGGCAAAGCGAGATCCGCGCCGCCCTCGACGAGATGGAATCCCGCGACTTCGACTCGGCCCAGGAGGGGCTGGTCGGGGCCGGCGAGAACGTTGCTCCCGCCGCCGAGTAG
- a CDS encoding ABC transporter permease — MSLALSTLFYEWRRYTAAVVALAFSGLLILAQVGMFTGIVSGITATIDRSRADVIVMGPKVEAMVDSGPGAGVPGRVLPLIYLNPNVTEVQDLQGNGSMWMNNPPPGQKRKTDFVQIWTVDTRPGAVTLPTDYTEATRVALLEPLSVAIDRTSLARLGVKLNDSAVINGRTVRVRAVLDGYPSINQATVVMSRDSYRMLGMKRDPTRLGPLMVRIKDPAKAPEVRDQLNKASGGLYRAWTRSELSKANEGSLMKEQIIGVFLGFSVFLGFLIGVGITSQTLRGAVLANIKELASLRALGVSMGSLRKLVLELSIWVGVVGLAFTFLFTWLISLLAQNAGVPMGFPMTWIVSVSILLLVISVVSGALSLGVLKKSQPADLLR; from the coding sequence ATGTCACTGGCATTGTCCACCTTGTTCTACGAATGGCGCCGCTACACGGCGGCCGTCGTCGCGCTCGCCTTCTCGGGCCTCCTGATCCTGGCCCAGGTGGGCATGTTCACCGGCATCGTCAGCGGCATCACCGCCACGATCGACCGCAGCCGCGCCGACGTCATCGTCATGGGCCCCAAGGTCGAGGCCATGGTCGATTCCGGGCCCGGCGCCGGCGTGCCGGGCCGCGTCCTGCCGCTGATCTACCTGAACCCCAACGTCACCGAGGTGCAGGACCTGCAGGGCAACGGCTCGATGTGGATGAACAACCCGCCGCCGGGCCAGAAGCGCAAGACCGACTTCGTGCAGATCTGGACCGTCGACACCCGGCCCGGCGCCGTCACCCTGCCCACCGACTACACCGAGGCGACCCGCGTGGCCCTGCTCGAGCCGCTGTCGGTGGCCATCGACCGCACCAGCCTCGCCCGCCTCGGCGTCAAGCTGAACGACAGCGCGGTGATCAACGGCCGCACGGTCCGCGTCCGCGCCGTGCTCGACGGCTACCCCAGCATCAACCAGGCCACCGTCGTCATGTCCCGCGACAGCTACCGCATGCTGGGCATGAAGCGCGATCCCACGCGCCTCGGCCCGCTGATGGTGCGCATCAAGGACCCGGCCAAGGCGCCGGAGGTCCGCGATCAGCTCAACAAGGCGTCCGGCGGCCTCTACCGCGCCTGGACGCGCAGCGAGCTCTCCAAGGCCAACGAAGGCTCGTTGATGAAGGAACAGATCATCGGCGTCTTTCTCGGCTTCTCGGTGTTCCTGGGCTTCCTGATCGGCGTCGGCATCACCTCCCAGACCCTGCGCGGGGCGGTGCTCGCCAACATCAAGGAACTGGCCAGCCTGCGGGCGCTCGGCGTCTCCATGGGCTCGCTGCGCAAGCTCGTCCTGGAACTGTCGATCTGGGTCGGGGTGGTCGGCCTCGCCTTCACCTTCCTCTTCACCTGGCTCATCTCGCTGCTGGCCCAGAACGCCGGCGTGCCGATGGGCTTCCCCATGACCTGGATCGTCTCCGTCTCGATCCTGCTCCTCGTCATCTCGGTGGTCTCGGGCGCCCTGTCGCTCGGCGTCCTCAAGAAGAGCCAGCCTGCGGATCTCCTGCGATGA
- a CDS encoding HlyD family secretion protein, giving the protein MPALLKNRIVWILVAVLVLGGGGFVFMSSKANAKKAEAAKVAAAAAPKSPYVAVSNGKADVEGGIIQVAARTSGVVREVLVQEGQDVARGQVLARLEDDEPRLAAQSAAAELNQARAQVELLKVQLATAQREEARLQRLVSSNFVAGQKLDAAHDAVRQAQANLDAQAALIGTAQAKLAQARYNQELTVIRAPVDGKIVRRYANPGAGASTLNVSNMFDLEPRAARIVRAEISEGALPNVAVGQTVQMSPEADPGRTYAGKVIRQAPVFGARKLQSDDPTERSDERVVEVVVSADGAPFLIGQRVLVKFMRGQQQAAATAVPQG; this is encoded by the coding sequence ATGCCCGCGCTCCTGAAGAACCGCATCGTCTGGATCCTCGTCGCCGTGCTGGTGCTCGGCGGCGGCGGCTTCGTGTTCATGTCGTCCAAGGCCAACGCCAAGAAGGCGGAAGCCGCCAAGGTCGCGGCGGCGGCCGCGCCCAAGAGCCCCTACGTCGCCGTGTCCAACGGCAAGGCCGACGTGGAAGGCGGCATCATCCAGGTGGCCGCCCGCACCTCCGGCGTAGTCCGCGAGGTGCTCGTCCAGGAGGGCCAGGACGTCGCCAGGGGCCAGGTGCTCGCCCGCCTGGAGGACGACGAGCCGCGCCTCGCCGCCCAGAGCGCCGCCGCCGAGCTCAACCAGGCCCGCGCCCAGGTCGAGCTGCTGAAGGTCCAGCTCGCCACCGCCCAGCGCGAGGAGGCTCGCCTGCAGCGTCTGGTCTCTTCCAACTTCGTCGCCGGCCAGAAGCTCGACGCCGCCCACGACGCCGTGCGCCAGGCCCAGGCGAATCTCGACGCCCAGGCGGCCCTGATCGGCACGGCCCAGGCCAAGCTCGCCCAGGCCCGCTACAACCAGGAGCTCACGGTCATCCGCGCGCCGGTCGACGGCAAAATCGTCCGCCGCTACGCCAACCCCGGCGCCGGCGCCTCGACCCTCAACGTCTCCAACATGTTCGACCTCGAGCCCCGCGCCGCCCGCATCGTCCGCGCCGAGATCTCCGAAGGCGCCTTGCCCAATGTCGCCGTCGGCCAGACCGTGCAGATGTCGCCGGAAGCCGACCCTGGCCGGACCTACGCCGGCAAGGTGATCCGCCAGGCGCCGGTGTTCGGCGCCCGCAAGCTGCAGTCGGACGATCCCACCGAGCGGTCGGACGAGCGGGTGGTCGAGGTGGTGGTGTCCGCCGACGGCGCGCCGTTCCTGATCGGCCAGCGCGTGCTCGTGAAGTTCATGCGCGGCCAGCAGCAGGCGGCGGCGACGGCCGTTCCCCAGGGCTGA
- a CDS encoding SDR family NAD(P)-dependent oxidoreductase, with amino-acid sequence MADIRFDGKVAIVTGAGGGLGRQHALELARRGAKVVVNDLGGSVDGSGGGSDAANKVVDEIKALGGEAIANGSSVTDDAGVARMVKDAMDAWGRIDILVANAGVLRDKTFSKMEIPDFAFVVDVHLMGTVKPAKAVWEIMRNQNYGRIVVTTSSTGLYGNFGQSNYGAAKLGLVGFMNSLKLEGQKNNIHVNAISPVAATRMTENLMPPEILERLKPEFVTPGVVFLCSEEAPTGVVLTAGAGAFACARIVETEGVYLGAGGLSVEEVRDSWSKIVDPEGQKAYNAGGEQTQKFFRKMQGG; translated from the coding sequence ATGGCGGACATCCGCTTCGACGGCAAAGTGGCCATCGTCACCGGCGCGGGCGGCGGCCTGGGCCGTCAGCACGCACTCGAACTCGCCCGCCGCGGCGCGAAGGTCGTGGTCAACGACCTCGGCGGCTCGGTCGACGGCTCGGGCGGCGGCTCGGACGCCGCCAACAAGGTGGTCGACGAGATCAAGGCGCTCGGCGGCGAAGCCATCGCCAACGGTTCGTCGGTGACCGACGACGCCGGCGTCGCCCGCATGGTCAAGGACGCCATGGACGCCTGGGGCCGGATCGACATCCTGGTCGCCAACGCCGGCGTGCTCCGCGACAAGACCTTCTCCAAGATGGAGATCCCCGACTTCGCGTTCGTGGTCGACGTCCACCTGATGGGCACGGTGAAGCCGGCCAAGGCGGTCTGGGAGATCATGCGCAACCAGAACTACGGGCGCATCGTGGTCACCACCTCCTCGACGGGCCTCTACGGCAACTTCGGCCAGTCGAACTACGGCGCGGCCAAGCTCGGCCTCGTGGGCTTCATGAACTCCCTGAAGCTCGAAGGTCAGAAGAACAACATCCACGTCAACGCCATCAGCCCGGTGGCCGCGACCCGGATGACCGAGAACCTGATGCCGCCGGAGATCCTCGAGCGCCTGAAGCCCGAGTTCGTCACGCCGGGCGTCGTCTTCCTGTGCTCGGAAGAGGCTCCGACCGGCGTGGTGCTCACCGCCGGCGCCGGCGCCTTCGCCTGCGCGCGCATCGTCGAGACCGAGGGCGTCTACCTGGGCGCCGGCGGCCTGTCGGTGGAAGAGGTCCGCGACAGCTGGTCCAAGATCGTCGATCCGGAAGGCCAGAAGGCCTACAACGCCGGCGGCGAGCAGACCCAGAAGTTCTTCCGCAAGATGCAGGGCGGCTGA
- a CDS encoding MFS transporter, with protein sequence MSKAKTPQTSDSLGLASVLAFASASIPIAALQLALSVHLPRYFASHIGLSLATVGTAFALVRLVDIPLDAVLGVVMDKTKTRFGRYRFWMALGAPVLMLALYMLMQSPEGVGLGYLFTWLLAMYMGYSGMYLSHLAWGGTLSRTYHERSRIFGAIGGLGVAGAVAVLLIPVVMTSLKFSDAQGVQAMIWFIIGGVPLAAALVLGSTKERIRKEHPLSFKISDYLGLLTRPNVLRLLLADLCVTLGPGWMAALYLFYFRDSRGFGTGPANLLLAIYIAAGFVGAPFTAFIANRIGKHRALMLNTTVYSLGLILVPFLPAGNFAAFAPGMFVVGAMQAGFTVMIRALAGDIADELRLESGREWMGLVYALTNGTSKLAQAGAIILTFNFALTAVGYNAKEGAHNTADAIHGLELAYIIGPIVFVMIAGACFIGYRLTSERHAEIRKALEERDALYAEPPFGPPATDPVEIKATAS encoded by the coding sequence TTGTCGAAGGCTAAAACCCCCCAGACGTCCGACTCGCTCGGCCTGGCCTCCGTCCTGGCCTTCGCCAGCGCGAGCATTCCCATCGCCGCCCTGCAGCTGGCGCTCTCGGTCCACCTGCCCCGCTATTTCGCGAGCCACATCGGGCTGTCCCTGGCCACCGTCGGCACAGCCTTCGCCCTCGTCCGCCTGGTCGACATTCCGCTCGACGCCGTGCTCGGCGTCGTCATGGACAAGACCAAGACCCGGTTCGGCCGCTACCGCTTCTGGATGGCGCTCGGCGCGCCGGTCCTGATGCTCGCCCTCTACATGCTGATGCAGTCGCCGGAGGGCGTCGGCCTCGGCTACCTCTTCACCTGGCTGCTGGCCATGTACATGGGCTACTCCGGCATGTACCTCAGCCACCTGGCCTGGGGCGGCACCCTCAGCCGCACCTATCACGAGCGGTCGCGCATCTTCGGCGCCATCGGCGGCCTGGGTGTCGCCGGCGCGGTGGCGGTGCTGCTGATCCCGGTGGTCATGACCTCCCTGAAGTTCAGCGACGCGCAGGGCGTCCAGGCGATGATCTGGTTCATCATCGGCGGCGTGCCGCTGGCCGCCGCCCTGGTGCTCGGCAGCACCAAGGAGCGGATCCGCAAGGAGCATCCGCTCAGCTTCAAGATCTCCGACTACCTGGGCCTGCTGACGCGCCCGAACGTGCTGCGCCTGCTGCTCGCCGACCTCTGCGTGACCCTCGGCCCCGGGTGGATGGCCGCGCTCTACCTGTTCTATTTCCGCGACAGCCGCGGCTTCGGCACCGGTCCGGCCAACCTGCTGCTGGCCATCTACATCGCCGCCGGCTTCGTCGGCGCGCCGTTCACCGCCTTCATCGCCAACCGCATCGGCAAGCACCGCGCCCTGATGCTCAACACGACGGTCTACTCCCTGGGCCTGATCCTGGTGCCGTTCCTGCCGGCCGGGAACTTCGCCGCCTTCGCGCCGGGCATGTTCGTGGTCGGCGCCATGCAGGCGGGCTTCACCGTGATGATCCGCGCCCTGGCCGGCGACATCGCCGACGAGCTGCGCCTGGAGAGCGGCCGCGAGTGGATGGGGCTGGTCTACGCCCTGACCAACGGCACCAGCAAACTGGCCCAGGCCGGCGCCATCATCCTGACCTTCAACTTTGCGCTCACCGCGGTCGGCTACAACGCCAAGGAAGGCGCCCACAACACGGCCGACGCTATCCACGGCCTGGAGCTCGCCTACATCATCGGACCGATCGTCTTCGTGATGATCGCCGGCGCCTGCTTCATTGGATACCGCCTCACCTCCGAGCGCCACGCCGAGATCCGCAAGGCGCTCGAGGAGCGCGACGCCCTCTACGCCGAGCCGCCCTTCGGCCCGCCCGCCACCGACCCGGTGGAGATCAAGGCCACCGCCTCCTGA
- a CDS encoding ABC transporter ATP-binding protein, translating to MSHQTAIAATGLTKRFKTGRTHIEVLKNVDFDARHGDVTMVMGPSGSGKSTLVACLSGLLKPDQGGVTAMGHDLWSYRPGKIDRFRLDHCGFIFQGFNLFSSLNALDQVALILKYKGLSRAEARRRAEIALDEVGLTHRLRQRPSEMSGGEKQRVAIARALAKEPQLLFADEPTSALDGETGQVIVKLLQRAAKQHGAAVICVTHDPRLEAYADRVIHIEDGRILSDARTAHAAPVGSANPVPAQPALIEA from the coding sequence ATGAGCCATCAAACCGCGATCGCCGCCACCGGCCTCACCAAGCGCTTCAAGACCGGCCGCACCCACATCGAGGTGCTCAAGAACGTCGACTTCGACGCCCGCCACGGCGACGTCACCATGGTCATGGGCCCCTCGGGCTCGGGCAAGTCGACCCTGGTCGCCTGCCTCTCGGGCCTGTTGAAGCCCGACCAGGGCGGCGTCACCGCCATGGGCCACGACCTCTGGAGCTATCGCCCGGGCAAGATCGACCGCTTCCGGCTCGACCACTGCGGCTTCATCTTCCAGGGCTTCAACCTGTTCTCCTCGCTCAACGCCCTCGACCAGGTGGCGCTGATCCTGAAGTACAAGGGCCTGTCGCGCGCCGAGGCCCGCCGCCGGGCCGAGATCGCCCTCGACGAGGTCGGCCTCACCCACCGCCTGCGCCAGCGCCCCTCGGAGATGTCCGGCGGTGAGAAGCAGCGCGTGGCCATCGCCCGCGCCCTCGCCAAGGAGCCGCAGCTGCTGTTCGCCGACGAGCCGACCAGCGCGCTCGACGGCGAGACCGGCCAGGTGATCGTCAAGCTCCTGCAGCGCGCCGCCAAGCAGCACGGCGCCGCCGTCATCTGCGTCACCCACGACCCGCGGCTCGAAGCCTACGCCGACCGCGTCATCCACATCGAGGACGGCCGGATCCTCAGCGACGCGCGCACCGCGCACGCCGCGCCCGTCGGCTCCGCGAACCCCGTCCCCGCCCAACCCGCGCTCATCGAGGCCTGA
- the hflC gene encoding protease modulator HflC yields the protein MSRRNWAWAVVALGLLILVFNTFYVVDQREQAIVVRFGEPVRVVNAPHRPEAGLHVKQPFVEDVVKFDRRNLGQEADQEEIIAADQQRLVVDAFIRYRISDPLQYYRTLRDDRIAADRIERLLNSSLRQVLGSASSSDIISGKRDELMRQARADVAKRATDSRLGIQVIDLRIKRADLPAANQAAVYRRMQTSRQQQAAQIRAVGEQQKREILAAADKEVAITLAAAREEAGVTRGQGDAQRTRIFAQAYGKDPSFAAFYRSMQAYDQALAQGDTTLVLSPDSDFFKYFQRGPGR from the coding sequence ATGAGCCGCCGCAACTGGGCCTGGGCCGTCGTCGCGCTCGGCCTGCTGATCCTCGTCTTCAACACCTTCTACGTGGTCGACCAGCGCGAGCAGGCGATCGTCGTGCGGTTTGGCGAGCCGGTGCGCGTGGTCAACGCCCCGCATCGCCCGGAGGCCGGCCTGCACGTCAAGCAGCCCTTCGTCGAGGACGTGGTTAAGTTCGACCGCCGCAACCTCGGCCAGGAGGCCGACCAGGAGGAGATCATCGCCGCCGACCAGCAGCGGCTGGTGGTCGACGCCTTCATCCGCTACCGCATCTCCGACCCGCTGCAGTACTACCGGACCCTGCGCGACGACCGGATCGCCGCCGACCGGATCGAGCGGCTGCTGAATTCCTCGCTGCGCCAGGTGCTGGGCTCGGCCAGCTCCAGCGACATCATCTCCGGCAAGCGCGACGAGCTGATGCGCCAGGCCCGCGCCGACGTGGCCAAGCGCGCCACCGACAGCCGCCTCGGCATCCAGGTGATCGACCTGAGGATCAAGCGCGCCGACCTGCCGGCCGCCAACCAGGCGGCCGTCTATCGCCGCATGCAGACCTCGCGCCAGCAGCAGGCCGCCCAGATCCGCGCGGTCGGCGAGCAGCAGAAGCGCGAGATCCTCGCCGCCGCCGACAAGGAAGTGGCCATCACCCTCGCCGCCGCGCGCGAGGAGGCCGGCGTCACCCGGGGCCAGGGCGACGCCCAGCGAACCCGCATCTTCGCCCAGGCCTACGGCAAGGACCCGTCCTTCGCCGCCTTCTACCGCTCGATGCAGGCCTACGACCAGGCGCTGGCGCAGGGCGACACGACCCTCGTGCTCTCCCCCGACAGCGACTTCTTCAAATATTTCCAGCGCGGGCCGGGGCGCTAA